A region from the Streptosporangium sp. NBC_01756 genome encodes:
- the lysX gene encoding bifunctional lysylphosphatidylglycerol synthetase/lysine--tRNA ligase LysX has protein sequence MASRPKGRRWTAAVPRTLGVFFAVLAAYSTAIAVFGPLRRLLRPITDAVSTSIFSVEANLGYAVFVAILAGAVARRKRAAYWLLVVLLSLTALLDVILLPPFSPLGDNVIRRLGSTWFLVTGTINLVFVTGLLAVLVLARREFYAKVQRGAFRKALLTLLVLLAASFGVAYLLVTLFPGTLTPPGRSAWALEKALGGAVTFDLDRVGHPPAWVGFVVGLLTAVAILSAFLVLFRSQRASAGLLPSEEARMRALLAATGERDSLGYFATRRDRAAIFSASGKAAVSYRVVAGVSLAGGDPIGDVEAWEPAIRTWMDQAGEYGWTAAAIGASEEGARAYNRAGLRVLQLGDEAVIEVASFGLSGREMRGVRQAVNRVERAGYTLRVRRHEELTPQEMHRIIDRAEAWRDTEAERGFSMALGRLGDPADGRCVLVEALAPDGGHAALLSFVPWGEHGLSLDLMRRDRESDNGLMEFMVSGLVGQAPALGVAHISLNFAVFRAAFEEGARIGAGPVLRAWRGMLLFFSRWWQLESLYRSNVKYRPAWVPRYLAYEDGRDLPKVGLASVIAEGFLGHGPSLPTLLRRGERPVPPPAEAPRTATAAAAPDRGESRRGPAVPEQMRVRLAKLDRIRAEGGDPYPVGRPRTHTAAEVRLAHPGVPADVRTGERVTVAGRVMLVRDHGKLLFATVTDWTGTLQLMLDQSADLARWRRTVDLGDHVGCTGEVVTSRTGELSVLAGEWAVTAKCLRPLPGGQHGTAGPRARVRRRYLDLVTDAEARETLRIRGAVLHSLRDALVRRGFLEVETPVLQPVHGGAAARPFTTHMNAYDLRLSLRISPEPHLKRLCVGGVERIFELGPVFRNEGVSYRHNPEFTMLEAYQAYADYRAMLDLARELVQEAATAAFGAPVVRRHGQEIDISGAWPVSTVNEAVSAAAGEQVTADTSVQELRKLAGRLAVPYDPKWERGAMLVELYERLVEERTVEPAFYTDFPAEVSPLARPHRGDRRLAEQWDLVAFGVEIGTACSELTDPVEQRRRLTEQSLRAAAGDPAAMDLDEDFLQALEYAMPPTGGLGIGVDRLIMMLTGRSVRQSLTFPLVRPRD, from the coding sequence ATGGCATCTCGGCCGAAGGGGCGGCGCTGGACGGCGGCGGTGCCCCGGACGCTGGGCGTGTTCTTCGCGGTGCTGGCGGCCTACTCGACCGCCATCGCGGTCTTCGGTCCGCTGCGGAGGCTGCTGCGGCCGATCACCGACGCGGTCAGCACCAGCATCTTCTCGGTCGAGGCGAACCTCGGCTACGCCGTGTTCGTGGCCATCCTCGCCGGAGCCGTCGCCCGTCGCAAGCGCGCGGCGTACTGGCTGCTGGTGGTGCTGCTGTCGCTGACCGCGCTGCTCGACGTGATCCTCCTGCCGCCGTTCTCCCCGCTGGGCGACAACGTCATCCGGCGGCTCGGATCCACCTGGTTCCTGGTGACGGGCACGATCAACCTGGTCTTCGTCACCGGTCTGCTGGCCGTACTGGTGCTCGCCCGCCGTGAGTTCTACGCCAAGGTGCAGCGCGGCGCCTTCCGCAAGGCGCTGCTGACCCTCCTCGTCCTGCTCGCGGCCTCCTTCGGCGTCGCCTACCTGCTGGTCACCCTCTTCCCCGGCACGCTGACCCCGCCGGGCAGGTCCGCCTGGGCGCTGGAGAAGGCGCTGGGCGGCGCGGTCACCTTCGACCTCGACCGCGTGGGGCATCCACCCGCCTGGGTCGGCTTCGTCGTGGGCCTGCTGACCGCCGTCGCGATCCTGTCGGCCTTCCTGGTGCTGTTCCGCTCCCAGCGGGCCAGCGCCGGGCTGCTCCCGTCGGAGGAGGCCCGGATGCGCGCGCTGCTGGCCGCCACGGGAGAGCGCGACTCGCTGGGATACTTCGCCACCCGGAGGGACCGGGCCGCCATCTTCTCGGCGAGCGGCAAGGCGGCCGTCTCCTACCGGGTGGTCGCCGGCGTCAGCCTGGCCGGAGGCGACCCGATCGGCGACGTGGAGGCCTGGGAACCGGCCATCCGGACCTGGATGGACCAGGCGGGCGAGTACGGCTGGACCGCGGCGGCCATCGGGGCGAGCGAGGAGGGCGCCCGGGCCTACAACCGGGCGGGACTGCGGGTGCTCCAGCTCGGCGACGAGGCCGTGATCGAGGTGGCCTCCTTCGGCCTGTCCGGCCGGGAGATGCGCGGCGTACGGCAGGCGGTCAACCGGGTCGAGCGGGCCGGATACACGCTGCGCGTCCGGCGGCACGAGGAGCTGACCCCGCAGGAGATGCACCGGATCATCGACCGGGCCGAGGCGTGGCGGGACACCGAGGCCGAACGCGGTTTCTCGATGGCGCTGGGCAGGCTGGGGGATCCGGCCGACGGCAGGTGCGTCCTGGTCGAGGCTCTCGCGCCGGACGGCGGCCACGCCGCGCTGCTGTCCTTCGTGCCGTGGGGCGAGCACGGCCTGTCCCTGGACCTGATGCGCCGGGACCGCGAGTCCGACAACGGCCTGATGGAGTTCATGGTCTCCGGCCTCGTCGGGCAGGCGCCCGCCCTGGGGGTGGCGCACATCTCGCTGAACTTCGCGGTCTTCCGCGCCGCCTTCGAGGAGGGTGCCAGGATCGGCGCCGGGCCGGTGCTGCGGGCTTGGCGGGGGATGCTGCTGTTCTTCTCCCGCTGGTGGCAGCTGGAGTCGCTGTACCGGTCGAATGTGAAGTACCGCCCCGCGTGGGTGCCGCGCTACCTGGCCTACGAGGACGGCCGCGACCTGCCCAAGGTCGGTCTGGCCTCGGTGATCGCCGAAGGTTTCCTGGGGCACGGGCCGAGTCTGCCCACACTGCTGCGGCGCGGGGAGAGGCCGGTCCCGCCGCCGGCGGAGGCTCCCCGCACCGCGACGGCGGCCGCCGCGCCGGACCGGGGCGAGAGCCGCCGGGGCCCGGCCGTACCGGAACAGATGCGGGTCCGTCTCGCCAAGCTGGACCGGATCCGCGCCGAGGGCGGCGATCCGTACCCGGTGGGCCGTCCGCGCACCCACACCGCCGCCGAGGTGCGGCTGGCCCACCCCGGCGTCCCCGCCGACGTGCGGACCGGAGAGCGGGTCACGGTGGCGGGGCGGGTGATGCTGGTCCGCGACCACGGGAAGCTGCTGTTCGCCACCGTCACCGACTGGACCGGCACCCTGCAGCTCATGCTCGACCAGAGCGCGGACCTGGCACGCTGGCGCCGTACCGTCGACCTGGGAGATCACGTCGGCTGCACCGGCGAGGTCGTCACCAGCCGGACCGGGGAGCTCTCCGTGCTCGCCGGGGAGTGGGCGGTGACCGCCAAATGCCTGCGCCCGCTCCCCGGCGGGCAGCACGGCACGGCCGGTCCGCGGGCGCGGGTACGGCGACGCTACCTCGACCTGGTGACCGACGCCGAGGCCCGCGAGACACTGCGGATCCGGGGCGCGGTCCTGCACAGCCTGCGGGACGCGCTGGTCCGCCGGGGTTTCCTGGAGGTCGAGACGCCTGTCCTGCAGCCCGTCCACGGGGGCGCCGCCGCCCGGCCGTTCACCACTCACATGAACGCCTACGACCTGAGGCTCTCCCTGCGGATCTCGCCGGAGCCGCACCTGAAGCGCCTGTGTGTGGGCGGCGTGGAGCGGATCTTCGAACTCGGCCCGGTCTTCCGCAACGAGGGGGTCTCCTACCGGCACAACCCCGAGTTCACGATGCTGGAGGCGTACCAGGCCTACGCCGACTACCGGGCGATGCTGGACCTCGCCCGCGAACTCGTCCAGGAGGCGGCCACCGCGGCGTTCGGCGCACCGGTGGTCCGCAGGCACGGGCAGGAGATCGACATCTCCGGGGCCTGGCCGGTGTCCACCGTGAACGAGGCCGTCTCGGCGGCCGCGGGGGAGCAGGTGACCGCGGACACCTCCGTCCAGGAGCTCCGCAAGCTGGCCGGTCGGCTGGCGGTGCCGTACGACCCGAAATGGGAGCGGGGCGCGATGCTGGTGGAGCTGTACGAGCGGCTCGTGGAGGAGCGGACCGTCGAACCGGCCTTCTACACCGACTTTCCGGCGGAGGTCTCCCCCCTCGCCCGGCCGCACCGCGGTGACCGGCGGCTGGCCGAGCAGTGGGACCTGGTCGCCTTCGGCGTCGAGATCGGTACCGCCTGCTCCGAGCTGACCGACCCGGTCGAGCAGCGCCGCCGGCTGACCGAGCAGTCGCTGCGGGCCGCCGCCGGGGATCCGGCCGCGATGGACCTGGACGAGGACTTCCTGCAGGCGCTGGAGTACGCCATGCCGCCCACCGGCGGGCTCGGCATCGGCGTCGACCGGCTCATCATGATGCTGACCGGGAGGTCGGTCAGGCAGTCGCTGACCTTCCCGCTGGTCCGGCCCCGCGATTGA
- a CDS encoding maleylpyruvate isomerase family mycothiol-dependent enzyme produces MRDWTHAEHVQAAGREITEMAEALRDRDMSTPVLTCPGWDLAALTVHTGGVHRWAAAMVRDLAGRRYDRDAMEMGLPADPGGYAAWLGEGAGLLSEALLSHPPEAPMWSWGADRSVRFWSRRQLHETVVHRIDAELALGLPVSVDEDVAADGVEEFLDVLPYARWSPGVADLRGAGETISLQTDTGAGWVVTLDPDRFHHVRSLQPGTVTVRAATSADLLQVVWGRRSADDYAVEGDTALFGWWREHAVI; encoded by the coding sequence TTGAGGGACTGGACCCACGCCGAGCACGTCCAGGCGGCCGGTAGGGAGATCACCGAGATGGCGGAGGCCCTTCGGGACCGCGACATGTCCACCCCGGTGCTCACCTGTCCGGGCTGGGACCTGGCCGCGCTCACCGTGCACACCGGCGGTGTGCACCGATGGGCCGCCGCGATGGTCCGCGACCTGGCCGGGCGGCGCTACGACCGCGACGCCATGGAGATGGGCCTGCCGGCGGACCCCGGCGGCTACGCCGCCTGGCTGGGGGAGGGGGCCGGTCTCCTGTCCGAGGCGTTGCTGTCGCATCCGCCCGAGGCGCCGATGTGGTCCTGGGGCGCCGACCGGAGCGTGCGGTTCTGGTCGCGGCGGCAGCTCCACGAGACCGTGGTCCACCGGATCGACGCCGAGCTGGCACTGGGCCTGCCGGTCTCGGTCGACGAGGACGTGGCGGCCGACGGAGTGGAGGAGTTTCTCGACGTCCTGCCGTACGCGCGCTGGAGTCCGGGGGTGGCCGACCTGCGGGGTGCGGGCGAGACGATCTCCCTGCAGACCGACACCGGCGCCGGATGGGTGGTCACGCTCGATCCGGACCGCTTCCACCACGTGCGCTCCCTCCAGCCGGGGACCGTCACGGTCCGCGCCGCCACCTCGGCGGACCTGCTGCAGGTCGTGTGGGGCCGCCGCAGCGCCGACGACTACGCCGTGGAGGGCGACACCGCGCTGTTCGGCTGGTGGCGGGAACACGCGGTGATCTGA
- a CDS encoding SIMPL domain-containing protein yields the protein MIKMTHAVATAALLTMGMFGGTASADPAPRHGLRSGLAKVTLEDDRSRITVMGEGSQSAVPDVMRLNAGVEVRRATAGTAFADARAAAAKLTEALKTAGIQAKDLRTNELSLGPEYSTYPTVSGYRAAQGVEAVVRDITSADKVIDTVAGVGEEARLNGISFEVSDNRRLVRAARDAAFRDATARAAQYARLSGRRLGPVLTVAEEDASPPPIRFAGAALADKASISPGQQSISVHVRVVYELL from the coding sequence ATGATCAAGATGACTCATGCCGTGGCCACGGCCGCGCTCCTCACCATGGGCATGTTCGGCGGGACCGCGTCCGCCGACCCCGCTCCCCGGCACGGTCTCCGTTCCGGCCTCGCGAAGGTGACGCTGGAGGACGACCGGTCGCGGATCACGGTCATGGGGGAGGGCTCCCAGTCCGCCGTCCCCGACGTCATGCGCCTGAACGCCGGCGTCGAGGTGCGCCGCGCCACCGCGGGCACCGCCTTCGCCGACGCGCGCGCGGCCGCCGCGAAGCTGACCGAGGCGCTGAAGACGGCGGGGATCCAGGCCAAGGACCTGCGGACCAACGAACTGTCCCTCGGCCCCGAGTACAGCACCTATCCCACCGTCTCCGGTTACCGGGCGGCGCAGGGCGTCGAGGCCGTGGTACGCGACATCACCTCAGCCGACAAGGTGATCGACACGGTGGCCGGCGTGGGCGAGGAGGCCCGCCTGAACGGCATCTCCTTCGAGGTGTCCGACAACCGCAGGCTGGTGCGGGCCGCGCGCGACGCGGCGTTCAGGGACGCCACCGCCCGCGCCGCCCAGTACGCCAGGCTGTCCGGCCGCAGGCTCGGCCCCGTCCTGACGGTCGCCGAGGAGGACGCGTCACCCCCGCCGATCAGGTTCGCCGGTGCCGCGCTGGCCGACAAGGCGTCCATCAGCCCCGGCCAGCAGTCCATCTCGGTCCATGTCCGGGTGGTCTACGAACTGCTCTAG
- the erpA gene encoding iron-sulfur cluster insertion protein ErpA: protein MSVESSETTAQGLILSDAASAKVKSLLEQQGEEGLQLRVAVQPGGCSGLRYQLFFDDRSMDGDVVTDFNGVSVVTDRMSAPYLVGATVDFVDTIEKQGFTIDNPNATGSCACGDSFN from the coding sequence ATGTCGGTTGAGAGCAGCGAGACCACGGCGCAGGGTCTGATCCTTAGTGACGCGGCCTCCGCCAAGGTCAAGAGCCTGCTGGAGCAGCAGGGCGAGGAAGGTCTCCAGCTTCGCGTGGCCGTGCAGCCCGGTGGCTGTTCCGGCCTGCGCTATCAGCTCTTCTTCGACGATCGTTCCATGGACGGCGACGTCGTCACGGACTTCAACGGTGTCAGCGTGGTCACCGACCGGATGAGCGCTCCCTACCTGGTGGGTGCCACGGTCGACTTCGTCGACACGATCGAGAAGCAGGGCTTCACGATCGACAACCCGAACGCCACGGGTTCGTGCGCCTGCGGCGACTCGTTCAACTAG
- a CDS encoding carbohydrate kinase family protein — protein sequence MRIAVTGSIATDHLMTFPGSFRDQLIAEQLDRVSLSFLIDDLQIRRGGCAANIAFGMGCLGLTPILVGAVGADFADYRSWLERHGVDCESVHVSELHHTARFLCTTDEDHNQIASFYTGAMAEARLIELGPIAQRLGGLDLVLVSPNDPDAMLRHTEEARGRGIPFAADPSQQLARMPGEDIRLLIDGAAYLFSNDYEKGLIEQKTGWSDDEVLNRVGVRVTTLGPKGVVIDRKGEPSLHVPAAPELGKVDPTGVGDAFRAGFLSALAWDLPLERCAQVGNLAATHVLEHVGGQEYQLGQKVFLERFAAAYGAEAAAEVAPSVKCHHA from the coding sequence GTGCGCATCGCCGTCACCGGCTCTATCGCGACCGACCACCTGATGACCTTTCCCGGCAGCTTCCGGGATCAGCTCATCGCCGAACAGCTCGACCGGGTGTCCCTGTCGTTCCTCATCGACGACCTGCAGATCCGCCGCGGCGGCTGTGCGGCCAACATCGCCTTCGGCATGGGCTGCCTGGGACTGACACCCATCCTGGTCGGTGCCGTCGGCGCGGACTTCGCCGACTACCGTTCCTGGCTGGAGCGGCACGGAGTCGACTGCGAGTCGGTCCACGTCTCCGAGCTCCACCACACCGCCCGGTTCCTGTGCACCACGGACGAGGATCACAACCAGATCGCGTCCTTCTACACCGGTGCGATGGCCGAGGCCCGGCTGATCGAGCTCGGCCCGATCGCCCAGCGCCTCGGCGGCCTGGATCTGGTACTGGTCAGTCCCAACGACCCCGATGCGATGCTCCGGCACACCGAGGAGGCTCGCGGGCGGGGCATCCCGTTCGCGGCGGACCCGTCGCAGCAGCTCGCCCGGATGCCCGGTGAGGACATCCGCCTGCTGATCGACGGCGCCGCCTACCTTTTCAGCAACGACTATGAAAAGGGTCTCATCGAGCAGAAGACCGGCTGGTCGGACGATGAGGTCCTCAACCGGGTCGGCGTCCGGGTCACCACGCTCGGTCCCAAGGGCGTCGTGATCGATCGCAAGGGCGAGCCGTCCCTGCACGTCCCGGCCGCCCCCGAGCTCGGCAAGGTCGACCCCACCGGGGTGGGCGACGCCTTCCGCGCCGGCTTCCTGTCCGCCCTCGCCTGGGATCTGCCGCTGGAGCGCTGCGCCCAGGTCGGCAACCTCGCCGCCACCCACGTCCTGGAGCACGTCGGCGGCCAGGAGTACCAGCTCGGCCAGAAGGTCTTCCTGGAGCGCTTCGCCGCCGCCTACGGAGCGGAGGCCGCCGCCGAGGTGGCGCCTTCCGTGAAGTGCCACCACGCCTGA
- the nadA gene encoding quinolinate synthase NadA, with product MTTTDTGLPLFVLGRGTDSHSERGVDCPGELPSASDPALVERARRAKAALGDRVFVLGHHYQRDEVIQFADVTGDSFKLAREAAARPDAEYIVFCGVHFMAESADILTGDAQKVVLPDLAAGCSMADMATFDQVEECWEALEDAGIAGVTVPVTYMNSSADIKAFCGRNGGVVCTSSNARRALDWAFSRGEKVLFLPDQHLGRNTAVLEMGLSLDDCVVYNPHRPNGGLTTEQLENAKVILWKGHCSVHGRFSPECVDDVRERIPGVNVLVHPECRHEVVTKADHVGSTEYIIKKLEEAPAGSSWAVGTELNLVKRLGQMFPDKNVTFLDRTVCYCSTMNRIDLPHLVWALESLAAGQVVNQITVDEDTTRWAKVALDRMLALP from the coding sequence GTGACGACCACCGATACCGGACTTCCGCTCTTCGTCCTCGGCAGGGGGACCGACTCGCACAGCGAGCGCGGTGTCGACTGTCCCGGTGAGTTGCCGTCCGCCTCGGATCCGGCGCTCGTGGAGCGCGCCAGACGGGCCAAGGCGGCGCTGGGCGACCGGGTCTTCGTGCTGGGTCACCACTACCAGCGTGACGAGGTCATCCAGTTCGCCGATGTGACCGGGGACTCCTTCAAACTCGCCCGGGAGGCCGCGGCCCGGCCGGATGCCGAGTACATCGTCTTCTGCGGCGTGCACTTCATGGCCGAGTCGGCCGACATCCTCACCGGCGACGCGCAGAAAGTCGTGCTGCCCGATCTCGCCGCGGGATGCTCGATGGCCGACATGGCCACGTTCGACCAGGTCGAGGAGTGCTGGGAGGCACTGGAGGACGCCGGGATCGCCGGTGTCACGGTGCCGGTCACCTACATGAACTCCAGCGCCGACATCAAGGCGTTCTGCGGACGCAACGGCGGTGTGGTGTGCACCTCCTCCAACGCCAGGCGGGCCCTCGACTGGGCGTTCTCCCGCGGCGAGAAGGTGCTCTTCCTGCCCGACCAGCACCTGGGACGCAACACCGCGGTGCTGGAGATGGGCTTGTCGCTGGACGACTGCGTCGTGTACAACCCGCACCGGCCGAACGGCGGGCTGACCACCGAGCAGCTCGAGAACGCCAAGGTGATCCTGTGGAAGGGGCACTGCTCGGTGCACGGGCGTTTCAGCCCCGAGTGCGTCGACGACGTCCGCGAGCGGATCCCCGGTGTCAACGTGCTGGTGCACCCCGAGTGCAGGCACGAGGTGGTCACCAAGGCCGACCACGTCGGCTCGACCGAATACATCATCAAGAAGCTCGAAGAGGCCCCGGCGGGGTCCTCCTGGGCGGTGGGGACCGAGCTGAACCTGGTCAAGCGGCTCGGGCAGATGTTCCCTGACAAGAACGTCACGTTCCTGGACCGGACCGTCTGCTACTGCTCGACGATGAACCGGATCGACCTGCCGCACCTGGTCTGGGCGCTGGAGTCCCTGGCGGCCGGTCAGGTCGTCAACCAGATCACCGTGGACGAGGACACCACCCGCTGGGCCAAGGTCGCCCTGGACCGGATGCTGGCCCTTCCCTGA